One Helianthus annuus cultivar XRQ/B chromosome 12, HanXRQr2.0-SUNRISE, whole genome shotgun sequence genomic region harbors:
- the LOC118484800 gene encoding uncharacterized protein LOC118484800: MRKGVIKNLDDARVTNSLSDDDFESSAGEKMDTNQQVSSQRSEYFRKLEEKWRKEESIRKQEATKDETAGQNTKKLNKKDIQHVKRKGKRAKRTSEYKVKAVRVPFMDNSEGMQAIYSNKFTTILG; this comes from the exons ATGAGGAAGGGAGTCATCAAGAACCTTGATGATGCCAGGGTGACGAATTCGCTCTCTGATGATGACTTTGAATCAAGTGCTG GTGAGAAGATGGACACAAACCAGCAAGTTTCTTCACAGAGATCTGAATACTTCCGCAAATTAGAAGAAAAGTGGCGTAAAGAAGAGT CCATCCGTAAACAGGAAGCAACCAAAGACGAAACTGCTGGACAAAACACAAAGAAATTAAACAAAAAAGATATTCAACATGTGAAAAGAAAAGGCAAACGAGCAAAAAGAACGAGTGAATACAAGGTTAAAGCAGTACGTGTTCCATTTATGGATAACTCAGAAGGTATGCAGGCGATTTACAGTAATAAGTTTACAACAATATTAGGATAA